The Tolypothrix sp. PCC 7712 region ACTTTTACCCGTTCGACCCTTACAAGCCGAAACTATAACCGTACCGCAACCTTCTAATGCGCCATTAGAACTAAGCTTATTAACAGAACCAAAAGGGCCTGTAATTACCGGGAATACCGTTAGCCAAGGAACTATCACCATTCCTAAATTATGGTGGGCCAAAGAAAGCGCTGAAAACAAGCTTTTAGATAACTGGATAGCATATCCAACTTCGCCAAAAGAAGCAGCAAGAGTAGATTTAATTGTGAATCAACAAATTTGGAGTTTATTAGATTATCTAGAACGCTACGACTTTGTAAATCGTTTAGGTACTGCCGCTAGGAATGATAATTATAATCTGCGAGTCTTTAATTATCAGCAAGAACTTTTAGCAACTTATACTTGTAACTATAATAATAGTCAGCCTTTATGCAACATCAAACTATCTTCTCAAAATCAATTAGGCTGGCGACGTTCTTTGTAGAAACTAACAGTTGTTAGCCAAACTAAAATTGCTCGTTTCCGACTAAGAAAAAGGGGAAAGGCTAAAAACCTTTTCCCCTTTTTCCTTTTCCCCTTTCCCCTTTATTGCATTATTGATACTATGCTAATCGTGAAGAAAGAGCCGAAAACCCTACCAAACAACCAAATAAACCCACTACCCAACCTTGGCGGACAGTGAGTAGATCAACAGTCGCCGCAGCTGGAAAATGTCCTATTGGTGCATCATCCACAAAATTTAGGTCAGAGTAGAATAGCCAAGCATCATTGACACGCCAACCGATGAGATCGCCAAATTTGCACCATGTTTGATAATCAGCATCAGCTTCACCACCAATACTGTCCCAAATCTGCTTTTGCACAGTAAAACCAAAACGACCTTTGCTATATTTGACCCACAGTCGGTCAATTGTGCAAAGGTCGGTATAGGGGAATTTATTGATTGCTGGAATATCTAACCAACCGGCTTCTTCTCGCGCCGCTACTTTCAGCATGAGGTTGAAAGTTTCCCGATCTGCAGCTTTCCAATCACCAGCTGCTAATAATTCTGACAATCGCTGGTAATCTATTCCTCGTTCAGAAGCCAGGTCATCAATTGCTGGTTGCGAGATAGTTAGCGTTGATGTATGCGCTTGAGTGTGGGTACTGTGCATCTTGTCGTCAGACATCACTTGCATAGAAGAAGCGCAAACGACTGGATGAGAAGTAAAGTTCTCACCGCTACCTGCATATTGAGCAATTCTTGAGATGTCTTTAACTTTATGCTTTTCTACACTAGGAGTTACTGTATTTGTCCGTAACCATAACTCTTCTAGTTGTACAAATTCCCTATGAGAGTTTACTTCTATGGGCAGGCCATTTCTCTGATTTTTAGCAATATCATGTAAATTTGCGTATTTTTGAATAACAACTCGCTGTGACTTAGCAATTGGTTCTGCATTGATCACAGGTGTTTGCAGAGGATACTTGTAATGCGCTAACAGTTCTGGAACTCGGAAACTGAGATATTGGTGTAACCGTTTTACAGTGGCGCATTGTCCCTGGCTTCCTAAACCTTCTAGGAGTGCATGGGTAAAAGCACCTTGTTGCAAGGCATCGATTTCAGCAGCAGATTGATTAGCAGTACATGATAAGATACTGATAAACCCGGTTTGCCGAGCCAAATTTTGTGTTTGTTGCCCAATTCCTAAGCCATGTCCTTGATGCTGGTGGTGATTAGCATCCAACATCAAAACAATATTATCTGAGCCAGAATTCCGGAGGCACTCAGTCAAATAACTCAGGGAAATTCCCGTATTTTCTATATCTTCTGGATTCCCATCAGCAGCTAAGAGGTAATCTTGCTCACCATAGCTCATCCCATGACCGTTAAAGAAAAACCAGAAATTATCTTCTGGCTGAAGGAAGGGACGCTCAAATAACTGCTGTAAGCATCGTAATAAGTTAGCGCGATCAGGACGAGTTAGTTCACCACCAATACTAGGTGAGTCATCCGAGAATAAGAAAACCCGCTCGAAACCTGCTTCATTGTGGAGCAAATTCTGCATTAACTCTGCATCCCGCTTCGCATATTTGAGGGGTTGCAAGCAGTCGTAATGATTAATACCAATAACCAACGCCCAGTTTTTTACCATCTCACTTTATATTGTTGCCACTGCAAGTAGAGTTTGATTGCTCCTAACCTCGTACTTCAGGAAAAATCCTGAGAGTGCTTGAACCCCCATCAGTCATTCAAAATCCTAGATTGATAATCTAGGTTCCATAAATCTTAGGGCTGAGATTAGGAATACTTTGTATTTCGTGCTACATATATCAAGACAAACAGCTCTTTCTACGGCTCTTTGTCAGGTATTTCCGGACTAAGGGAGTAGCAAAAAATAAATTATTCGAGAAGCCACCAAACACAGGTCAAGGTAGGAAACACGGATAGGCTCTCAACGAGACATAAATCTTATCCATATTAACTACGATTTCCAAAATTGGTATCAAAAGTCTAAAAATAATTGGAAATGGCTGCTATTTGCCAAAAATAACCATTTAAATAGCAATATATCTATAATTTTTCTGACTGCGTAGTTAGTGCTTCAGCACCTATGCTTAGATAATTTACCCCTATGGGGATGCAAGCTAGAAGCAGCTTTTCGCAGGGATGAAACATTTTTTACTTAGAAATCCCTCGATATCTGCTGTAATTAATTTAGTCTTTATGAATATAAAGATGATTTCATCATACTGATAAGTAAATACATGGGACAATAGCCACAGCAAATCGGCTTTGAGATGAATTAGTCTAAATTATTTTTTATCAACCAGTCATCTACTACTATTAGAAATCTAAAAAAGTATGTATGAGCCACAGAATATTAAAAAAGGTAAATTTTACTATCAAAATTTACCCAGAATTATCTTAGCTATTTTATTTGCTGTCATTTTTGTGAGTTGTGGTTATGCCACTGCTTTAGTATTAATATTCCATCCAAATATAAACACAATATATCCGACTTTCATTCCCAATATTCATAATCAAGTGCAATGTGAAAAGAGCGAAAGAATATGGCGTGAGCAAAAATGTTGGGATGAACAACATAATCCCTTATTTTAAAAGTCAGCCAATGGCTAGTATCTGTATGAGTCTTTAACTTAGACTTCAAGTTTCGGAATCAGATACTGAACAGTCAACTAAATTTTGACACCAATGTGCAGGAATTTCCAAATTTTCTGGCAAAATAGTTGTGCGATCGCCTAACGCTAATTCTAGTTGCTGTGATTCCAGATTTTCACATTTTGTTAAGTCACAACCAAACATCTTAGCTTTTTGAAATATTGCTTGATTCAGGTTAGCTCCGGTGAGGGTAGCATATTTGAGATTAGCTTCATAGAAGTTTGCTTCTTCTAAATTGGCCTCATAAAGGTTGGCTTCTTGAAGATTTGCTGTACTTAATAGTACGGCTTCTAAGTTGGCACCAATCAATTTTGCACCTTGCAAGTTACTACCAATGAGGTTGGCTCCTGATAGGTTGCATCCTTCTAAGTTTGCTCCTGCTAAATTTGTGTCGCAAAGAATAGCATCTTCTAAATTAGCGTTATAAAGAACTGCGTCTTGCAAATTAGCATCATATAGCATTGCTCCTTGCAAATCAGCTTCATAGAGAATTGCTTTCGCTAAATCAACTTTTCTCAGTACAGCTTCTTGGAGATTTGCTTCTGGAAGTATCGCCTTATGCAAATTGGCTTCATACAGCACCGCACCACAGAGATTAGCTTCCGTTAAGTTAGCTCCAGATAAATTTGCTCCGATGAAGTTTACCCATTGCAAATTCGCTCCAATTAAAATGACTCCAGAAAGATTCGCTTCCATTAAGTCAGCGTTACTAATATCGATATCGCGTAAATCGAGTTTTTTATTAGCTAAATCGTATTGTGCATTCCGCCTACCAATAACGGTAAGTGCTGTTTGAATATCTGTAGGCAGTTTTTCTGGTAAATTATTTTCACTATCTCGGCGCGCTGGAGCATTTTCGCGAATAAAAGCAGCCAGAATTTCCATAATTGTCCAATGATTTTTAGGGAAATCGCGAGCAATTCTTTCTAGCTCATATATCGCAGCAAATCTAGTTTCTATTTTGTCATTACCTAAATGTTTAATTGCTTGATAAAATCTTTCTGTATCCAACTCTTGAACATTTGATTGGGTGTAATTAATACCCATTTCTACTTTTTTCTCCCACGCCATTACTTTTGAAAGTATTTGTCCTAATGTACTCTGATCAATTCCCAGAGATAACCTCGAGGTATTATAAGCATTAATGGTAATAGCCATTGCCCAAGCAAATATAGCAATGATTGCCATCACCTTAGTTACTGCTGTGATTTTTTCCTCAGTTGGCAAACCATGAAGACTAAAAAAGAATAGAAGAATTAAAATTAATGAGAGAATAAATATAAGTGTGATAGATAGCACCAAACTAGTGAGTTCATTAGTCTTGATCAAAGACATCTCATTAGTCTTCATCTTTGACTCCTTGTGGAATTTAGTTTATCCATACTATTATTTGTTATTACCTTTTAATACAGTAAAAACACTGACTTAATTAGTCAATTAATTGGGGATCAAAGAAATCTCTATATATTTACTGACGATGTGATTCAGGCTGAGAACAGGTAATAGAGAACAGGGAAGCATAAGCCAAACCTTCCCGAATATTGAGTTTAAAACCCCTAAATTGATTGATTAAATGTATTAAAAACTTTTGTAATTTGGTGCAGTAAAAACTGCTGTTGTTAATCTTAAATAGATTGGCGAAATTAAAGATAACTGGCTGAGGCTGTCATTTGTCCTTGGTCATTGGTCATTGGTAAGGATTTCAAGCCTATTTACCTTTCTTAACATAGTTTGGTTTATTTCCACCGACTTACTTAAATAGCCAGATGCACCCAGATCAGCAATAGATGATATGTTAAATTAGCCAGATTGTCGCCAATGGGTTGGAGTTTCCACATAATCTGGAAGGCGGGTTGTGCGATCGCCCACTGCCAGTGTAATTTGTTGTAATTCTAAGTTTTTTGCACCTGTCAAAATTGCGCCTTCTAGTTTGACATCACAAAGATTGGTATCTAAAAAGTTAGCTCCCATCAGGTTAGCGCTGTGGAGATTGGCTTCATAGAGCATGGCTTTAGAAAGGTTAGCTCCTATCAGGTTCGCTTGATACAGGTCAGCTTCTGCTAAACTAGCTTCTGAAAGATTGGCAAAAAATATCTCTGTCTGCTGGAGTTTAGCTGCATTCAGGTTAGCACCACAAAGATTGGCTCCATTCAAATTTGCGCCATGCAGATTGGCTCCAATTAAACCTGTTAATTGCAGGTTAGCTTTTCCGAGTTTTGCTCCTTGCAAATTAGCTAAAAATAATTTAGCGCCAGCCAGGTTAGCAACTTTTAAAGTTGCTTGTTGTAAGTTAGCTTTATAAAGGTTAGCTCCTTGCAAATTAGCTGCGCGTAGACTTGCACCTGTGAGGTTAGCACCACGGAGATTAGCTCCAGCCAAGTTAGCGCGATTCAAGTTTACCCAAGAAAGGTTAGCTCCTCGAAGGTTAGCTTTGAATAAATTGGCTTCATAAAGAATCGATTTTAAGAGTTTTGCGCTACTCAAATTAGCATTAGCTAAATTAGCTCCCCGCAAATCTGCACTAGATAAATTAGCTCCCCGCAAATCTACCCGTTCTAAATTAGCTCCCAGTAAGTCTGCACGTCTAACATCTGTGTTGCGTAAATCTAGTGTTTGATTAACTTTGTCTTCTAAATAATTACGTCTACCAATGACTGTCAATGCTACTTGAATATCTGTGCGAATTTTTGGTGACTCATCATAGTAGTTAGATACAGATTGCTGTGTACGATTATTTTCTCGCTTTTGCTGCTCATAATTTAAGACGGCTATATCTTCTTCTCTTAATTGCTCTCCTTCACCAATGGGAGCATTCTCGCGAATAAAAGCCGTGAGGATTTCCATAATTGTCCAATGTTCTGTGGGAAATTCCTGCGCGACTCTTTCTAAAGCATAAATTGCACCTGTACGAGTTTCCGTTTTTTGATGTCCCAACTGTGCAATAGCTGTCATAAAGCGTTCTGCAATCAGCCTATCTTGACTTAGTTTGGCATTTTGAATGCCAAGTTCAACACTTTTTTCGGCTGCGATCGCACTTTTTTGTAAAGCCTGGGCACGCTTTGCGCCATAATAAGCATTAACGATTAATCCTAATCCTAGGAAAATAATTGCAGTAGTAGCTAATGCTTGAATTGTGTATTCTATTTGTTGTTGAACAGACAATCCTCGAATTTGGGACAATGCAAAGATAATTAAACTCAATAAGAGAGCAAATATAACTGTTATAACTATCAACCAATTCAAGATTACGCCTGTCTTGTTAGCAGACATCGCAGAAATATTCCTCACTACTCTGGATTATTACTTATAGTCCGAGGATAATATAACATTTAACTACAGTATACTTGTAAAAGCGTAGTTTTTCATCGATAAATGAAGTTTGGGGCAACTTAAGGCTACGCGAATACAGCATTTTTAAGTACATAAGTTACACAGGTAGGTCAAAATATTGTTGTACTTGGTAATAATCTCTACCTAACTTATGTGAAATATTATGCCTAAAAAATAGGTGAATTAATTTCCAATTAAATAATTCAAAATCCAAAACCTAAAATCTATTAATACCATTTTTAAACAACGGAAAGACCAGTAGGGGCACGGCATCCAAAATATTTTGGTATATTCAATTATCTTACTGGTGCCGTGCCCCCACAAAGCATTTACCTGTTGCAAAAATTATTTGATTTGGTAGAAGCTATTTCCACAAAACAAATTATCCTATTTAGCTTTGGTATGGATGCGTTACGCTATCGCTAACGCATCATACATGAACGATATATTCCCCCCTACACCCTGCACCCTGCCTCTCTGCCAAACAAGAGATAGTATATTTTAGTTGCAAGTTTCTGACTCTTCACCCCATCCTTGCATTTCTACTAATTCCATACATAATTCATTAATTCTTTCCAAATCAGGTTTGTGACGCAGTGTTGATTGAGTATAAGCAGTTTCCATTTTTGCTACTAATTCCTCTGCCATTTTCATCACCTGCTCATAAGAATAATCTCCGTGAAGAATAGCTTTTAAATCATCAACATCACCCGCTATCCTTCTATCTACAATTATTTCTCCTTGCTGTAAAATTTCTAAGCCACTGCGTAGCAATCTAATGCAGTGCATACCATGCTTCAAGTCGAAACCAGACTTTCTTTCCATTTCGGCTCTAATGGGATTTCTATTTTCTTGCCATGACAAGTAGGCTTTCCATTCTCGTAAAGCAATTTGATAATTTTGGCTTTTTTGCAGCAAGCGAATAAAATCTTTACGGCTATTGGTTAGCTTTTGAGTATATTCTAGAGTTTCATCGGGTAAAGTATACTGTTTGAGCATTCCTTTAAAATCAATATCTGCTGTCAACAGTTGGTATAACTGTTCAGCTTCTTCTAAAAATTCAATTCTGCCTCGAATTAATAAATAGAGATATTCCAAAAAAGCATTTAAATCATCTTTAACTAAAGGTAATTCGTCTTCTATGCCAAAATCAGATGGTAGTGGTTTCTTTTGTGGCGGATTTAATAACCACTTGCGATGAGTTTCCATCTTTTTAATTTGGGCAAAAGCGTAACCAGAATATGTATGTTTTACTTTTTTAGATAAAAATAGTTGTTTGTGTTTAATTAAATGTTCGCCAACTGGAGTTAGTACAGGATAGTTACCTAACCACAGCAATTCTAAAACATTGGGATTAGCTCCAGCTAATAACTGTAGGATTTTACGTAATTCGTAAATCACAGTATCTTTATTATTATCCAAAAAAGAAAATATTCCTGGTTCATCCCAACCATTTTCTTTTTGTTCTATGCGATCAAATCCCAGATAATACCTTTTAGGGGCGATAAATATACCCCGATAATCAAAGTCAGAATCAGGACGATTCAATCCATAGCCGTGGCTACCCGCCAAGCCAATCAGAATGCTTCTTTGTTCAACTACTATTCTTTTCATTACAAGCGATCGCAGCGACTCAACATCACTATCTTAAGCAGGGTAAAGGGAAAGGGGGAAAGGGTAAAGGTTTTTCCTATTGCTCTTTAACCTTTTCCCTTTTCCCTTCAAAACCTTGCATAGTTCAGTTTAATCGCATCTACTTACTGAAAGTCAGTTAAATTTGTAACGAATAATTAGCGCGGCTTGTTCATCGAATCGCTTAACTGAGTACCTGTGTAAGTAGGTAACCAACCTTCTGCGGTTGTAAAATAGCGTATTGCTTTAAAATTCAAAGCAGCATTCGGGCTACACCAATGCTCAACACCAGCCGGAATCACCAGATAATCTTGAGACTCAATTAAAAGCTGTATCTGGTTCCCATCAGGTTTGACAAAACCAAAAATCATCTCTCCAGCCAAAACATAGATGGGTTCAGTAGCAGTATGGGTGTGATAACGGTTGTAAGTTGCAATTAGTATCTCAAGATGCGGCGAACCTGGATGCATATTCAGCAAATCACACCAGAGATAGCCATTTTCCTGTTGGAGAAACTCAAAGACACTATTATGAAGTTCTAAAATGTAGCGCTTCTCAGACTCAGTGATAGTATCTTGTTCGATTAAATGGGGAAAAAGCAGCGATGTACCCGGATCGTAGTGTTTCAACTCAATTCCCAGAGGGGAAAGTTCACGGACTATCTCATCTAAATCACTCTCGATTGTACCGTTATCAAGCAATAGAGTAGCCATAACAGAAACACTCATAACCATTAAGAAAAGTATACTTAATTTTTTCTTAATTAGCCACTATGCCGATGGGTAAACCGGAGTTGTTTGTCCGAATTTCCTCACATTATCAATTAGAGATATACACCAGGATGCATTAATAATTTGGTGTTGAAGAACCTCAGTAATATTTAACTTGTTTCAGGTGTAAGCAGTGACACACGAAAAGTCTTGCCATTTTCGTATTCTCAGCTAAACGGTTTAGTATCAACCCGAATCAACCATTGAAATCCCCAAGCATTACCACAGAACTACACTTTTGTAATATTATTCCATCAATAGCAATTATTGAAATTATCAATAGTATTGACTGCTAATTATTTCAGAAAATAGGATTTACTATAATTTAATACTTGCGATTAAACTTCTGCGTTGGTAAGTCAATTCAGTGAATATCTGAACTAAAAAATTTAGATTTAGCAAGCTGTATTTGTTAGTTTAAATTTACTTATCAATGGCATTATAACATCGCAATTAAGTTTTTCATACTTCATATATATTGGGAGCTTATCATGAAAAGATATCTACTAGCTTCTGCTGGTGGAGCAGGTCTGCTATGGGTATTTTGCGGTTTATTACCCGTCAAAGCGCTGAGTATTTTAGAGCGCACAAATACAAATATAGCCCCGGAAGCGGATGGTAGTAGCTATCAAGAAAGTGATGTTCATGATAGTAATTCAGCCAATAATGTTGCTAGTAAATTGATAGTAGCTGATGGGACTAATCAGAAACAAACCAATGAAGATTTAGGTAATAATCCTGCTGCTAATTCTTCACCATCAATCACAGCACCATCGCAAAATTCATCTCAACCATCAAACGCGCTTGCTCAAGTAACATCTGTATCCCAACTCTCTGATGTTCAACCAACTGATTGGGCATTTCAAGCACTACAATCTTTGGTTGAGCGTTATGGTTGTATTGCAGGTTATCCCAATAGCACCTATCGCGGTAATCGAGCGATGACTCGCTATGAATTTGCAGCTGGCTTAAATGCTTGTTTAGAACGAGTCAATGAACTAATCGCTACTGCAACTACTGATTTGGTCAAAAAAGAAGATTTAGCCACCTTGCAAAAGCTGCAAGAGGAATTTTCTGCGGAATTGGCAACATTGCGGGGTCGAGTTGATGCTTTAGAAGCGCGCACAACAGAACTGGAAGCCAATCAGTTTTCTACTACCACCAAACTCAATGGTGAGGCCATTATCGCGGCTGTGGGAGCTAGCGGTGGCGCTCCTGGTAGGAGTGACCCGAATATCATGTTAGTCAATAGGGTGCGGTTAAATCTGACCACTAGTTTTACAGGTAAAGATTTATTAATTACAGGGTTGCAAGCGCATAATTTTTTAGGTGGAGCTACTGGTGAAGGTAGTTTGCAAAACAGCTTGGGGTTAGCTTCACCGATATTGAGTTCTAGTAGTGCGCGTACTAGTTTTGAACCGCAGTTTCCTGGGCTGAACGTTAAGGACTTGTCGAGTGTTAGTGCGAACAGTTTACAGCTTTATAAATTGCTGTATATCTTTCCCGTCAGCGATAAATTAACTTTATTTGCAGGAACTGCGGCGGAAACATCTGATGCTTTTCCCACCATTACACCTTTTTATGGTGAGGGACAAGAATCAATTTCTCGGTTTGCTAGCCTGAATCCGGTGTTACGTGTCTCTGGTGGAACTTCGGGTTCTGGTTTAGCATCGGCGGCGGGATTTATTTTTAATATTTCTCCCAATCTGGATTTCAGAGCTTTATATGGTAGCGTCAACGCCAACTTACCTGCAAAATCTGCTGCTGAAGTGCTCCCAGGAGTTTCTACTACACCTTTAGGGTCTGGTTTGTTTAGTGGTAGTAATGTCATAGCTGCACAGTTAACTTTCAAGCCTAGCCGTAGTCTAGACATTGGCTTAAACTACTCTCACAGCTATCACGAAATCAATATCTTAGGTACCGGATTAATTAGTGGTGATATTGGCGCTTTAGCTGGTGTGGGGGCGGGGACACCAGTCACGCTCAACTCTGTGGGTGGTACAGTAACATGGCAATTTTCTCCCAAAATAGCCTTCTCTGCCTATGGGGCAGCACTATTTGTTGATGATTCATCTAATAGTGTCAATGCTGCTACTACTTTTACCAGCTGGATGGTGGGGGTTCATTTTAAAGATTTATTCAATGCTGGAAATACTGCGGGTATTATTTTTGGTCAGCCACTTTTTCGTGCTGATGCTAGTGGTGCTGCTGTACTTACCCCAGCAGGCGAAAATCGAGCTACGCCTTACCATTTAGAAGCGTATTATCGGTTTAAAGTTAGTGACAATATTAGTATTACCCCTGGTGCGTTTGTTTTATTTAATCCAGAGGGTAACAGTAGAAATGAAACGACAACTGTAGGTGTACTGCGTACTACTTTTACGTTTTAAAGACAAGCGGAGTGGCTGACAAGTAGAGGTTTTTAACAGGTTTCTTTTAGGGGAATTTTAAATAAAAAATCTCCCATCAATTTTGATGGTGGAGGAGCAGAGATAAGGTGAAAGTGCTTTTGATATGGTGAAATTGGATAATTGATTTTTTTGATTTTCCTAAAACCATCAAACTACATTTGTTGAAACTTTGTGAAGTATTTATTTATTGGTTAAGTTCTGCTTAAATGTGTAGTAGCCAGTTAAGAGATATTTCACAAATCGCACTTTAATTAAGTTGCAATCGCTCTTTCACGCTTGTGATTAATCTAGGTAATCTAGGAATCACCCTGCTCTTCTTTATGAAAGCCATTCCTTTCTTTTTTAATGCTTTCTTCTAAAGCTTGAATTTGTTCACGGCGGGCTTCCAATTCTAACGAACGACGGGCTAAATCTTGATTTTGCAAGGTTAATGCTTGTCGCCAATGTTCTGCGCGTTCTGTTTCCTGTTGTAAAAAATCTGGAGTCACGCCAGTAGAAAGGTAAGCCTGTATCAAATAGAGTACCCAACTGGTGGCATCTTCTAATCTTTCAATATCGCCTGTAGATGAAAGTTCTACTAACACCAGCAATTTCTCGCTCATAGCGTTTCCCTTTCCTAAAAGAATCACCGCCTCTTCAGGGATAAGTGCCCATAGATTTTCGGCTTCTTGACGGGCCAATAAGCGCAACTGATACTGTTCTAAAAATTCGTTTTTATTTACCTGGGCTAGATATCGCATGACTGTCGCTTGGCTCCAATTCAAAAACTCAAAATTAATTTTTGATTTTTGATTTTTGATTTTTGATGTTCTGGGGTTGTTTCAATAGTAATGGGTAAGTTGAAAAAAATTACCCATTACTTCATTGCAGTTATGCTAAACCACGCAGGCGCTCTCGTAAAATTTCCCCTTGTTTCTCAGCCTCCGCTAAAGCATCTCGTGCACCTTGTACTACATCTTTGGGTGCTTTATCAACAAATTTAGCGTTACTTAACCTTCCTTTGAGAGATTGCGCTTCTGCTTCTACTTTGTTGAGGCTTTTCTCTAGCTTGGCTCGTAGCACCTCAATATCTACCACACCCTTGAGCGGAATGACTACTTGTACTGTCCCCACAACGCCAGCAATAGCGTTTTCTGATGCTTCTGGCTGCGATTCTGTTGCTAGTGAATGCTGATTGTCTGTGGCTGGTGGGAAAAACTTCTCCCAGAACTTTTGTCTCGCCTCAGCTATCAATAAATAGCGACTAATAAACCAAGTTGAGTAAACAAAACCAACTATTTCAAAGAAATTTCCAAATAAAGGAACTCGATCAATTGCATAACCAACAGAATAAGCCAACCTAATAAAGACAATTGTCACAATAATCAAGCCGATAGTTTTTAAACCTTTTAAAGGTGTTTTTTCTACAACTGCTTGTTTATTTTCCTTGTCATTAATAGTTAAAGTCTCAACCTTGGCCAAATCTTTAATGTAAACTTGTCCAGAGTTAATAATTTGCCGTTCTCTGGCGTTTTCACTTTGCAAATTAGCCGTCACTTTTGCCCCAGGTTTAATATCCGCCTCGGCACGTAAATTCCTAATAGTGCGGATAGTCTCAATTAACAGTTCAAATTCTGTCTCAATCTCGGGATTAATCAGGTTACTATCCGGTTGGGGATAGGGTTGTAAAGATAAAGTTTGTCGAGAATCTGCTGGTTGTTGAGTGAGAGTTTGCC contains the following coding sequences:
- a CDS encoding GUN4 domain-containing protein; this encodes MVKNWALVIGINHYDCLQPLKYAKRDAELMQNLLHNEAGFERVFLFSDDSPSIGGELTRPDRANLLRCLQQLFERPFLQPEDNFWFFFNGHGMSYGEQDYLLAADGNPEDIENTGISLSYLTECLRNSGSDNIVLMLDANHHQHQGHGLGIGQQTQNLARQTGFISILSCTANQSAAEIDALQQGAFTHALLEGLGSQGQCATVKRLHQYLSFRVPELLAHYKYPLQTPVINAEPIAKSQRVVIQKYANLHDIAKNQRNGLPIEVNSHREFVQLEELWLRTNTVTPSVEKHKVKDISRIAQYAGSGENFTSHPVVCASSMQVMSDDKMHSTHTQAHTSTLTISQPAIDDLASERGIDYQRLSELLAAGDWKAADRETFNLMLKVAAREEAGWLDIPAINKFPYTDLCTIDRLWVKYSKGRFGFTVQKQIWDSIGGEADADYQTWCKFGDLIGWRVNDAWLFYSDLNFVDDAPIGHFPAAATVDLLTVRQGWVVGLFGCLVGFSALSSRLA
- a CDS encoding pentapeptide repeat-containing protein, with protein sequence MKTNEMSLIKTNELTSLVLSITLIFILSLILILLFFFSLHGLPTEEKITAVTKVMAIIAIFAWAMAITINAYNTSRLSLGIDQSTLGQILSKVMAWEKKVEMGINYTQSNVQELDTERFYQAIKHLGNDKIETRFAAIYELERIARDFPKNHWTIMEILAAFIRENAPARRDSENNLPEKLPTDIQTALTVIGRRNAQYDLANKKLDLRDIDISNADLMEANLSGVILIGANLQWVNFIGANLSGANLTEANLCGAVLYEANLHKAILPEANLQEAVLRKVDLAKAILYEADLQGAMLYDANLQDAVLYNANLEDAILCDTNLAGANLEGCNLSGANLIGSNLQGAKLIGANLEAVLLSTANLQEANLYEANLEEANFYEANLKYATLTGANLNQAIFQKAKMFGCDLTKCENLESQQLELALGDRTTILPENLEIPAHWCQNLVDCSVSDSET
- a CDS encoding pentapeptide repeat-containing protein, with the translated sequence MSANKTGVILNWLIVITVIFALLLSLIIFALSQIRGLSVQQQIEYTIQALATTAIIFLGLGLIVNAYYGAKRAQALQKSAIAAEKSVELGIQNAKLSQDRLIAERFMTAIAQLGHQKTETRTGAIYALERVAQEFPTEHWTIMEILTAFIRENAPIGEGEQLREEDIAVLNYEQQKRENNRTQQSVSNYYDESPKIRTDIQVALTVIGRRNYLEDKVNQTLDLRNTDVRRADLLGANLERVDLRGANLSSADLRGANLANANLSSAKLLKSILYEANLFKANLRGANLSWVNLNRANLAGANLRGANLTGASLRAANLQGANLYKANLQQATLKVANLAGAKLFLANLQGAKLGKANLQLTGLIGANLHGANLNGANLCGANLNAAKLQQTEIFFANLSEASLAEADLYQANLIGANLSKAMLYEANLHSANLMGANFLDTNLCDVKLEGAILTGAKNLELQQITLAVGDRTTRLPDYVETPTHWRQSG
- a CDS encoding DNA polymerase beta superfamily protein; this encodes MKRIVVEQRSILIGLAGSHGYGLNRPDSDFDYRGIFIAPKRYYLGFDRIEQKENGWDEPGIFSFLDNNKDTVIYELRKILQLLAGANPNVLELLWLGNYPVLTPVGEHLIKHKQLFLSKKVKHTYSGYAFAQIKKMETHRKWLLNPPQKKPLPSDFGIEDELPLVKDDLNAFLEYLYLLIRGRIEFLEEAEQLYQLLTADIDFKGMLKQYTLPDETLEYTQKLTNSRKDFIRLLQKSQNYQIALREWKAYLSWQENRNPIRAEMERKSGFDLKHGMHCIRLLRSGLEILQQGEIIVDRRIAGDVDDLKAILHGDYSYEQVMKMAEELVAKMETAYTQSTLRHKPDLERINELCMELVEMQGWGEESETCN
- a CDS encoding 1,2-dihydroxy-3-keto-5-methylthiopentene dioxygenase — encoded protein: MATLLLDNGTIESDLDEIVRELSPLGIELKHYDPGTSLLFPHLIEQDTITESEKRYILELHNSVFEFLQQENGYLWCDLLNMHPGSPHLEILIATYNRYHTHTATEPIYVLAGEMIFGFVKPDGNQIQLLIESQDYLVIPAGVEHWCSPNAALNFKAIRYFTTAEGWLPTYTGTQLSDSMNKPR
- a CDS encoding iron uptake porin, which codes for MKRYLLASAGGAGLLWVFCGLLPVKALSILERTNTNIAPEADGSSYQESDVHDSNSANNVASKLIVADGTNQKQTNEDLGNNPAANSSPSITAPSQNSSQPSNALAQVTSVSQLSDVQPTDWAFQALQSLVERYGCIAGYPNSTYRGNRAMTRYEFAAGLNACLERVNELIATATTDLVKKEDLATLQKLQEEFSAELATLRGRVDALEARTTELEANQFSTTTKLNGEAIIAAVGASGGAPGRSDPNIMLVNRVRLNLTTSFTGKDLLITGLQAHNFLGGATGEGSLQNSLGLASPILSSSSARTSFEPQFPGLNVKDLSSVSANSLQLYKLLYIFPVSDKLTLFAGTAAETSDAFPTITPFYGEGQESISRFASLNPVLRVSGGTSGSGLASAAGFIFNISPNLDFRALYGSVNANLPAKSAAEVLPGVSTTPLGSGLFSGSNVIAAQLTFKPSRSLDIGLNYSHSYHEINILGTGLISGDIGALAGVGAGTPVTLNSVGGTVTWQFSPKIAFSAYGAALFVDDSSNSVNAATTFTSWMVGVHFKDLFNAGNTAGIIFGQPLFRADASGAAVLTPAGENRATPYHLEAYYRFKVSDNISITPGAFVLFNPEGNSRNETTTVGVLRTTFTF